Proteins from a genomic interval of Pseudomonas versuta:
- a CDS encoding acetyl-CoA C-acyltransferase, with amino-acid sequence MNLNDVVIVSTARTALSKSFRGSFNDTEAPVLGGHVVRAVVERAGIEPGSVEDVIMGAAAQQGTQSYNIGRLCANTGGLPNTVPGMAIDRMCASGLMSIGVAAKGIMTGEMSIAVAGGVESLSLTQNKYKNTYRAQSEAVLQCMPTAYIPMLETAEIVARRYNISREVQDQYSLQSQQRTAAAQAGGLFADEIVPLAARKLLFDKEGKPSGYQDVIADRDECNRPSTTLEDLAALKPVWKDGKWVQQGEFITAGNASQFSDGAAAVLLMSRAEARQRGIEALGTYRGIAVSGCAPEEMGIGPVFAIPKLLKRFGLTVSDIDLWEINEAFACQVVYCRDFLEIPNDRLNVNGGAISIGHPFGMSGARMVGHSLLEGRRRGARFVVVAMCIGGGMGAAGLFELN; translated from the coding sequence ATGAATTTAAATGACGTTGTGATCGTCTCCACGGCCCGCACCGCGCTGAGCAAATCCTTTCGCGGTTCGTTCAACGACACCGAAGCGCCGGTGCTCGGCGGCCATGTAGTGCGTGCGGTAGTTGAGCGCGCCGGTATCGAGCCGGGCTCGGTAGAAGATGTGATCATGGGCGCCGCGGCACAACAGGGCACCCAGAGCTATAACATCGGCCGCCTGTGCGCCAATACCGGGGGGTTGCCCAATACGGTGCCGGGCATGGCGATTGACCGCATGTGTGCCTCGGGGTTGATGAGCATCGGCGTGGCCGCCAAAGGGATCATGACCGGCGAAATGTCGATTGCCGTCGCCGGCGGTGTCGAGTCGCTGTCCCTGACCCAGAACAAATACAAGAACACCTACCGCGCCCAGTCCGAAGCAGTGCTGCAATGCATGCCCACCGCGTACATTCCGATGCTTGAGACGGCCGAAATCGTGGCCCGTCGTTACAACATCAGCCGTGAAGTGCAGGACCAGTACTCCCTGCAAAGCCAGCAGCGCACAGCAGCTGCCCAGGCGGGCGGGCTGTTCGCCGATGAAATCGTGCCTTTGGCTGCGCGCAAGCTGCTGTTCGACAAAGAAGGCAAGCCCAGCGGTTATCAGGACGTGATTGCCGATCGCGACGAGTGCAATCGTCCGTCAACCACCCTTGAGGATCTGGCGGCCCTTAAACCGGTCTGGAAAGACGGCAAGTGGGTGCAGCAGGGCGAGTTCATCACTGCGGGCAACGCCTCGCAATTTTCCGATGGTGCCGCGGCCGTGCTGCTGATGAGCCGTGCCGAAGCCAGGCAACGCGGGATCGAAGCGCTGGGCACCTATCGCGGGATAGCCGTGAGTGGTTGTGCACCGGAAGAAATGGGCATTGGCCCGGTGTTTGCGATTCCCAAATTGCTCAAGCGCTTTGGCCTGACCGTGTCCGACATCGACCTGTGGGAGATCAACGAAGCGTTTGCCTGCCAGGTGGTGTACTGCCGTGATTTTCTGGAAATCCCCAATGACCGCCTGAATGTGAATGGCGGGGCGATTTCCATTGGCCATCCGTTTGGCATGTCGGGAGCGCGGATGGTGGGCCACAGCCTGCTGGAAGGCCGCCGCCGTGGCGCCCGGTTTGTCGTGGTCGCCATGTGCATCGGCGGCGGAATGGGCGCGGCGGGACTGTTTGAATTGAATTGA
- a CDS encoding MATE family efflux transporter has product MQTPSQRPLWQIYLIFLAPMVLSNFLQGFSGTLNGIYIGQMLGTQALAAVSGMFPVLFFFIALVIGLGAGASVLIGQAWGARETSMVKQITGATLTLGALVGLIAAVLGSVFARPAMQALGTPPDVLDEAVGYAQVMMLILPLLMVFILFTQLLRGVSDTVSPLLALMVSTAVGLLLTPALIKGWVGLAPMGIQSAALAGLVGNALAMLFLVYRLRHKNSVMAPDRELWAALRLNREILGKVLRIGLPTGVQMVVLSLSELVILALVNSHGSQATAAYGAVTQIVNYVQFPALSIAITASILGAQAIGAGHLERIGPILRTGMLINLCLTGALIVLGYALSDWLLGLFITDVDARIRAEHLLHIMLWSILVFGFQAVIGGIMRASGVVLVPMGITIFCVLCIELPVAYALDAHFGLEGVWMAFPVTYLAMLGLQTAYYRLVWRHKQIQRLV; this is encoded by the coding sequence ATGCAAACCCCTTCACAAAGGCCGCTGTGGCAGATCTACCTGATCTTTCTGGCACCGATGGTGCTGTCCAATTTCCTGCAGGGGTTTTCCGGCACCCTGAACGGTATTTATATCGGGCAAATGCTGGGTACTCAGGCACTGGCGGCAGTGTCGGGAATGTTTCCCGTGCTGTTCTTCTTTATTGCCCTGGTGATCGGCCTGGGCGCCGGTGCCTCGGTGTTGATCGGTCAGGCCTGGGGCGCCCGCGAGACGTCGATGGTCAAGCAGATCACCGGGGCCACCTTGACCCTTGGCGCGTTGGTCGGGCTGATCGCTGCGGTGCTGGGCAGTGTGTTTGCCAGACCGGCCATGCAGGCCCTGGGCACTCCGCCTGATGTGCTGGATGAAGCGGTCGGTTATGCCCAGGTGATGATGCTGATCCTGCCGCTGCTGATGGTGTTCATTCTGTTTACCCAGCTGCTGCGCGGCGTGAGCGATACCGTGTCGCCATTGCTGGCCCTGATGGTGTCGACGGCCGTAGGCCTGTTACTCACGCCTGCCTTGATCAAGGGCTGGGTCGGGCTGGCGCCGATGGGCATTCAGAGTGCGGCGCTGGCCGGTCTGGTGGGTAACGCGCTGGCCATGCTGTTTCTGGTGTATCGCCTGCGTCATAAAAACAGTGTGATGGCGCCGGATCGCGAGCTGTGGGCTGCGTTGCGGTTGAACCGGGAGATTCTGGGCAAGGTGTTGCGCATCGGTTTGCCGACCGGAGTGCAGATGGTGGTGTTGTCGCTCTCGGAGCTGGTGATTCTGGCACTGGTCAACAGCCACGGCTCCCAGGCCACGGCCGCTTATGGTGCGGTGACCCAGATCGTCAACTACGTGCAGTTTCCGGCGCTGTCGATTGCCATCACGGCCTCGATCCTTGGTGCCCAGGCCATCGGGGCCGGGCACCTGGAGCGCATCGGGCCGATCCTGCGCACGGGCATGCTGATCAACCTGTGCCTGACCGGTGCCCTGATCGTGCTGGGCTATGCGTTGTCGGACTGGCTGCTGGGGCTGTTCATTACCGACGTCGATGCGCGGATCCGGGCCGAGCACCTGTTGCACATCATGCTGTGGAGCATTCTGGTATTCGGTTTCCAGGCGGTGATAGGCGGGATCATGCGTGCCAGCGGGGTGGTGCTGGTGCCGATGGGCATCACGATTTTCTGCGTGTTGTGTATCGAGCTGCCGGTGGCCTATGCCCTGGATGCCCACTTCGGCCTTGAGGGCGTGTGGATGGCCTTCCCGGTAACCTACCTGGCCATGCTGGGGTTGCAGACCGCGTATTACCGGCTGGTATGGCGGCACAAGCAGATCCAGCGCCTGGTCTGA
- a CDS encoding WD40/YVTN/BNR-like repeat-containing protein, translating into MRAMIGYLVCLIVAATVVFTFTPHPAASLDSAQLRPDRLQINGMLYLDQRVVAVGERGNILLSDDQGQTWQSAVVKPQRDLTLTALVALADKSLLAVGHDGWILRSEDQGANWTEVRHDDEVAEPLLGIWNAGGKRVLAFGSFGKFYQSDDDGRSWQAQPLEVDSAHLNGMDGGADGRRMLVGEQGLVMRSEDGGRHWQKLPGFYNGSLFGVVRLSPDRWVTYGMRGHVFVSQNFGQSWEPVEVGNQLPLYGHVLLPNGGGLLIVGAGSSLVRLDAKGHLVSATRLPGLGTLTSAVLVGGERLLVGGERGVFQGSDGSVAALAGAK; encoded by the coding sequence ATGCGTGCAATGATCGGCTATCTGGTTTGCCTGATTGTCGCGGCAACCGTCGTTTTTACCTTCACTCCCCATCCCGCTGCTTCTCTGGACTCTGCGCAGTTGCGCCCGGACCGCCTGCAAATCAACGGCATGCTGTATCTGGATCAGCGCGTGGTAGCGGTGGGGGAGCGCGGCAATATTTTGCTCAGTGACGATCAGGGGCAGACCTGGCAGTCCGCGGTGGTCAAGCCACAACGTGACTTGACCCTCACCGCACTGGTGGCGCTGGCCGACAAGAGCCTGTTGGCGGTCGGTCACGATGGCTGGATTCTGCGCTCCGAAGACCAAGGCGCGAACTGGACTGAAGTGCGCCACGACGATGAAGTCGCCGAGCCTTTGCTGGGTATCTGGAACGCCGGTGGCAAGCGGGTGCTGGCATTCGGCAGTTTTGGCAAGTTTTACCAGTCCGATGATGACGGTCGCTCCTGGCAGGCGCAGCCGCTGGAAGTCGACAGTGCCCACCTCAACGGCATGGATGGCGGTGCGGATGGCCGACGCATGCTGGTGGGCGAGCAGGGGCTGGTGATGCGCAGCGAAGATGGCGGGCGCCACTGGCAGAAGTTGCCCGGGTTCTATAACGGTTCGCTGTTTGGCGTGGTGCGTTTGAGCCCTGATCGTTGGGTGACCTACGGCATGCGCGGCCATGTATTTGTCAGCCAGAATTTTGGTCAGAGCTGGGAGCCTGTTGAAGTGGGCAATCAGTTACCGCTCTACGGCCATGTCCTGTTGCCTAACGGCGGCGGGCTGTTGATCGTTGGGGCCGGCAGCTCATTGGTGCGTCTGGATGCCAAGGGTCATTTGGTCAGCGCCACGCGCTTGCCAGGATTGGGCACCTTGACCTCAGCGGTACTGGTGGGTGGCGAGCGGTTGCTGGTGGGCGGTGAACGTGGGGTGTTCCAGGGCTCGGATGGCAGCGTTGCTGCGTTGGCAGGTGCCAAATGA
- a CDS encoding efflux RND transporter permease subunit has product MSSAKSAVNRVVERIADLLIAWRKGLLALFVLLTLALGYSATHTQLDPGFNKQIPVRNEFMVNFLNFSQYFTGANRFLVSVKWKGEGDIYNREYLETLNKVTGDVFFINGVSRASVTSLFTANVRYIEITEEGFFGDVVVPPRFTGSTEDLAQVRSNIARSGQIGRLVSNDLKSSMVRADLQDLDPQTGKPVSYAEVAKRLEDIRAKYSNDDIEINIVGFAKLVGDVIEGLTTVISFFVIAFVITGLMLWLYSRSWRLTLVALAVALLPVVWLLGLLPLLGLGIDPMSILVPFLIFSIGVSHAVQMTNAWKQDVLAGSSSVQAAHSAFCKIFIPGSLALLMNALGFGVIMLIDIPIVHELGVTACIGVMLMIITNKLMLPIILSYLKLEPSALARGLKAVGGRHALWWRLSALAEPKPALSVFVISLLLLGVGAYKARDLAVGDIGVGAPELRADSRYNQDNQKIINSYSIGLDVMSVFVQVKGIEEGCLAPQVMRAVESFDFQMRSVPGVQSVQSVAGMGKNVIAGNNEGNPRWSAIPGSERGLSQGARAYMPDDGLVTEGCQRMQILVFLTDHEGATVSHVVKETQRIIAALQSPEVQFLMAGGNVGVMAASNEAVKQAEVVMLAALFGSVALFCWLTFGSFRAVLCILVPLAIVAILCNALMATLGIGLKVATLPVMALGVGVGVDYGIYLYERIAHEMADGKDLRNAFYQAMCQRGTAAVFTALTMSIGVCTWAFAPLKFQADMGVLLSFMFLVNVLGAIFLLPALAAWFNLGRPLVRVRAASDNSGHGTHAGHYPLKQSVAAKDLSNR; this is encoded by the coding sequence ATGAGCAGCGCTAAATCTGCAGTTAACCGTGTGGTTGAACGTATCGCCGATCTGTTGATCGCCTGGCGCAAAGGGCTGCTGGCGCTGTTCGTGCTGCTGACCCTGGCGCTGGGTTACAGCGCCACCCACACCCAGCTCGACCCGGGCTTTAACAAGCAAATCCCGGTGCGCAACGAGTTCATGGTCAACTTCCTCAATTTCAGTCAGTACTTCACCGGGGCCAACCGCTTTCTGGTCAGCGTAAAGTGGAAAGGCGAGGGCGATATTTATAATCGCGAGTACCTCGAGACCCTGAACAAAGTCACCGGCGATGTGTTCTTCATCAACGGTGTCAGTCGCGCCAGTGTCACCTCCTTGTTTACGGCCAATGTGCGCTATATCGAAATTACCGAAGAAGGTTTTTTCGGCGATGTGGTGGTGCCGCCGCGCTTTACCGGATCGACCGAAGACCTGGCGCAGGTACGCAGCAATATTGCCCGCTCGGGTCAGATCGGGCGGCTGGTGTCCAATGACCTGAAGTCGTCGATGGTGCGTGCCGACTTGCAGGATCTGGACCCGCAAACCGGCAAGCCGGTGTCCTATGCCGAGGTCGCCAAGCGCCTGGAGGACATTCGTGCCAAGTACAGCAACGATGATATCGAGATCAATATCGTCGGCTTTGCCAAGCTGGTGGGCGATGTCATTGAAGGTTTGACCACGGTGATCAGTTTCTTCGTGATTGCCTTTGTGATCACCGGGTTGATGCTGTGGCTGTATTCCCGCTCCTGGCGCCTGACGCTGGTGGCGTTGGCCGTGGCTTTGTTGCCGGTGGTCTGGCTGCTGGGGCTGCTGCCTTTGCTGGGGCTGGGGATCGATCCGATGTCGATACTGGTGCCGTTTTTGATTTTCTCCATTGGCGTGTCCCACGCGGTGCAGATGACCAATGCCTGGAAGCAGGACGTGCTGGCCGGCAGCTCCTCGGTACAGGCCGCCCATAGTGCCTTTTGCAAGATCTTCATTCCGGGTTCGCTGGCGTTGCTGATGAACGCACTGGGCTTTGGCGTGATCATGCTGATCGACATTCCCATCGTTCATGAGCTGGGGGTGACCGCGTGTATCGGCGTGATGCTGATGATCATTACCAACAAGCTGATGCTGCCGATCATCCTCTCCTACCTCAAGCTTGAACCCAGTGCTTTGGCCCGGGGCCTCAAGGCCGTCGGGGGCAGACATGCACTGTGGTGGCGCCTGTCGGCGCTGGCTGAGCCTAAACCGGCGCTGAGTGTATTTGTGATCAGCCTGTTGCTGCTGGGCGTGGGCGCCTACAAGGCGCGGGATCTGGCTGTGGGCGATATCGGCGTCGGGGCACCGGAGTTGCGCGCCGATTCTCGCTACAACCAGGACAATCAGAAAATCATCAACAGCTATTCCATTGGCCTGGATGTGATGTCGGTGTTTGTCCAGGTCAAAGGCATTGAAGAAGGCTGTCTGGCGCCGCAGGTGATGCGGGCGGTTGAGTCGTTCGACTTCCAGATGCGCAGCGTGCCCGGGGTGCAGTCGGTGCAAAGTGTGGCCGGCATGGGTAAAAACGTGATTGCCGGCAACAACGAAGGCAATCCTCGCTGGTCGGCGATTCCGGGTTCCGAACGCGGTTTGAGCCAGGGCGCCCGGGCTTACATGCCGGACGACGGGCTGGTGACTGAAGGCTGCCAGCGGATGCAGATTCTGGTGTTCCTGACCGACCATGAGGGGGCGACTGTCAGCCATGTGGTCAAGGAAACCCAACGCATCATTGCCGCTCTGCAAAGCCCTGAAGTGCAGTTCCTGATGGCCGGCGGCAACGTGGGCGTGATGGCGGCATCCAACGAGGCGGTCAAGCAGGCCGAGGTGGTGATGCTCGCCGCCCTGTTCGGTTCAGTGGCACTGTTTTGCTGGCTGACCTTCGGCTCGTTTCGGGCTGTGCTGTGCATTCTGGTGCCATTGGCGATTGTGGCCATTCTGTGCAACGCCTTGATGGCGACCCTGGGCATCGGCCTGAAAGTCGCCACCTTGCCAGTCATGGCGCTGGGGGTCGGGGTCGGGGTCGACTACGGGATTTATCTGTATGAGCGCATTGCCCATGAGATGGCTGACGGCAAAGACCTGCGTAACGCGTTTTACCAGGCCATGTGCCAGCGCGGTACGGCAGCGGTGTTTACCGCGCTGACCATGTCCATCGGTGTGTGCACCTGGGCCTTTGCTCCGCTCAAGTTCCAGGCCGACATGGGGGTGCTACTGTCTTTCATGTTCCTGGTCAACGTGCTGGGGGCGATCTTCCTGCTGCCGGCCCTGGCCGCCTGGTTCAACCTGGGACGCCCGCTGGTCAGGGTCAGGGCTGCATCTGACAACTCGGGCCACGGCACCCATGCCGGGCATTACCCGCTCAAACAGAGCGTAGCTGCGAAGGACCTCTCAAACCGTTGA